One Natrinema halophilum genomic window carries:
- a CDS encoding NTP transferase domain-containing protein produces MCGGTGTRLESTHEKPLYPIDGTAMIDRVVTALRESGIETIYAAVSTNAPSTRSHLERAAGVMTIETSGDGYVPDLMAALERDDLSSPVLTVAADLPLLEASCIDRVLAAHGSGDGSRTVCVPAALKQRLGVSIDARLEPDDHLVPTGVNVVGDADDSTTMTDVYYDIRFAVNVNRLEDAGIAARRLRDRRTAGG; encoded by the coding sequence ATGTGTGGCGGGACGGGAACTCGCCTCGAGTCGACCCACGAGAAACCGCTGTATCCCATCGACGGCACGGCGATGATCGATCGGGTGGTGACGGCACTTCGCGAGAGCGGAATCGAAACGATCTACGCCGCCGTGTCGACGAATGCACCATCGACGCGTTCACACCTCGAGCGGGCCGCCGGCGTGATGACGATCGAAACGAGCGGCGACGGCTACGTCCCTGACCTGATGGCGGCCCTCGAGCGAGACGACCTTTCATCGCCGGTCCTGACCGTCGCCGCGGATCTGCCGTTACTCGAGGCGTCGTGCATCGACCGGGTGCTCGCGGCCCACGGTAGCGGTGACGGCTCGCGGACCGTCTGCGTTCCGGCGGCGCTCAAACAGCGACTCGGAGTGAGCATCGACGCGCGACTCGAGCCCGACGATCACCTCGTGCCGACCGGGGTCAACGTCGTTGGCGACGCGGATGATTCGACGACTATGACCGATGTGTACTACGACATACGATTCGCGGTGAACGTGAACCGACTCGAAGACGCAGGAATCGCAGCCCGACGGCTGCGGGATCGACGTACTGCGGGGGGCTAG
- the cobS gene encoding adenosylcobinamide-GDP ribazoletransferase: protein MTLVGRWIRGLRGAVGFLTRVPIDYRDGDWNAFRTTPTTFPVVGYVAGALTAIPLLAAGMLAPPTVALGYLLAVYAVMGIHHLDGVADLGDALVVHGDVARRRDVLTDTTTGVGALLAVSATVAALALAGLGLAGLSVRTAVGVAVSAEVGTKLGMAAMACFGAASYEGMGEQFTAASAPRSVVAPAVVALPAALLTWPDPAAAVALCGAVAGIGLPWYMANRHLGGISGDIFGAANEIGRIAGVHAGVIAWTLL, encoded by the coding sequence ATGACCCTCGTTGGGCGCTGGATACGTGGGCTTCGCGGTGCGGTCGGATTTTTGACGCGCGTTCCGATCGACTACCGAGACGGGGACTGGAACGCGTTTCGAACGACACCAACGACGTTTCCCGTCGTCGGATATGTCGCGGGTGCGCTGACGGCGATACCGCTACTTGCGGCTGGGATGCTCGCTCCGCCGACCGTTGCGCTCGGCTATCTGCTCGCGGTGTACGCGGTGATGGGAATCCACCATCTCGACGGCGTCGCTGACCTGGGCGACGCGCTGGTCGTACACGGCGACGTCGCTCGCCGTCGCGACGTGCTGACGGACACGACGACCGGTGTCGGCGCGCTGCTCGCGGTATCGGCAACGGTCGCTGCCCTCGCGCTGGCCGGGTTGGGCCTGGCGGGGCTCTCGGTTCGCACAGCCGTCGGCGTCGCAGTCAGTGCGGAGGTCGGGACGAAACTCGGCATGGCCGCGATGGCCTGTTTCGGGGCGGCGAGCTACGAGGGGATGGGAGAACAGTTCACCGCGGCGTCCGCTCCGCGCTCTGTTGTCGCGCCCGCAGTCGTTGCCCTTCCTGCCGCTTTGCTCACCTGGCCCGATCCCGCCGCAGCGGTTGCCCTCTGTGGCGCCGTCGCGGGCATCGGATTGCCGTGGTACATGGCGAACCGTCACCTGGGGGGAATCAGTGGCGACATTTTCGGCGCGGCAAACGAAATCGGTCGAATCGCCGGCGTTCACGCGGGGGTGATCGCGTGGACGCTCTTGTGA
- the cbiB gene encoding adenosylcobinamide-phosphate synthase CbiB produces MTLTTLAVIGLAFSLDLLIGEPPTAVHPVAWFGRFVDALDRPWSTDERRQRLFGIGIAAAAPLVPAATAAGAVLVASELDPMGGGIAAALVLFSTTSLRSLLERTADVVRATDGDTEQAREQVIALVGRDVSSLSPGELRSAAVESAAENLADGLVASLLPFAVLAPFSLPAAAAVAAWVKGVNTLDSMLGYPSKPIGTASARLDDFVMYVPARIAAVAIAVAALDPLALPRARRWARVPPSPNSGWPMATLACSIGVRLEKPSVYVLNPDADLPTLADGEQAVSLVGMAAVFSVVLAGMLVAVEPAIGTGLETRVQTLVVVVT; encoded by the coding sequence GTGACGCTGACGACGCTTGCCGTGATCGGCCTTGCGTTCAGTCTCGATTTACTGATCGGTGAGCCACCGACTGCCGTCCACCCGGTGGCGTGGTTCGGTCGATTCGTCGACGCCCTCGATCGGCCGTGGAGTACCGACGAACGACGGCAGCGTCTGTTCGGCATCGGAATCGCCGCCGCTGCTCCGCTCGTCCCCGCTGCGACCGCCGCCGGAGCCGTCCTCGTCGCGAGCGAACTCGACCCGATGGGCGGGGGGATCGCCGCAGCACTCGTTCTCTTTTCGACGACCAGCCTTCGATCACTGCTCGAACGGACGGCGGACGTCGTTCGAGCGACCGACGGTGACACAGAGCAGGCCCGCGAGCAAGTTATCGCGCTCGTCGGTCGCGACGTTTCGTCGCTTTCGCCCGGCGAACTTCGTAGCGCCGCAGTCGAAAGTGCTGCCGAAAACCTGGCGGATGGACTGGTCGCGAGTCTGCTCCCGTTCGCGGTTCTCGCACCGTTTTCGCTTCCCGCCGCGGCGGCGGTCGCCGCCTGGGTCAAAGGCGTCAACACGCTGGATTCGATGCTCGGCTATCCCTCGAAACCGATCGGCACCGCGAGCGCGCGACTGGACGATTTCGTGATGTACGTTCCCGCTCGAATCGCAGCAGTCGCAATCGCCGTCGCGGCGCTCGATCCGCTTGCACTCCCTCGAGCCCGACGGTGGGCACGGGTTCCACCGTCTCCGAACTCCGGCTGGCCGATGGCCACGCTGGCCTGTTCGATCGGCGTTCGTCTCGAAAAGCCGTCGGTCTACGTGCTCAACCCGGACGCCGACCTCCCGACGCTCGCCGACGGCGAGCAGGCCGTTTCGCTCGTCGGTATGGCTGCCGTCTTCTCGGTCGTACTGGCCGGTATGCTCGTGGCCGTCGAACCGGCGATCGGGACGGGACTCGAAACTCGAGTTCAAACGCTTGTCGTGGTGGTGACATGA
- a CDS encoding HAD family hydrolase: MGVSFDLFGTLVTADGPDDPAAAVATELEKRDVAVPDDWADAYAEPHVDAPEGAEVPLPAHVSRTLASRGVDYEHNAARRAVVAAFDPTVETRPGALEAVEAARERGPVAICSNCSVPELVGRTLVRSDFERDDFDAIVTSIGCGWRKPAPEIFEQTADRLGIEAAELVHVGDDSRTDGGVEAVGGKALLLEDVSLVDVPSRLSSTDSQQS, translated from the coding sequence GTGGGTGTATCGTTTGATCTCTTTGGAACGCTGGTGACCGCCGACGGGCCGGACGACCCGGCCGCAGCCGTCGCGACCGAACTCGAGAAACGAGACGTCGCAGTTCCGGACGATTGGGCCGACGCCTACGCGGAACCTCACGTCGATGCGCCCGAGGGGGCTGAAGTCCCGTTGCCGGCCCACGTCTCCCGCACGCTTGCAAGCCGCGGTGTCGATTACGAGCACAACGCGGCTAGACGGGCCGTCGTGGCGGCGTTTGATCCTACCGTCGAAACCAGGCCGGGCGCACTCGAAGCAGTCGAGGCCGCCCGTGAACGAGGACCCGTTGCGATCTGTTCGAACTGCAGCGTCCCGGAACTGGTTGGCCGGACGCTCGTCAGATCCGATTTCGAGCGCGACGACTTCGATGCGATCGTGACGAGCATCGGTTGTGGGTGGCGCAAGCCGGCGCCAGAAATCTTCGAACAGACCGCTGACCGACTTGGCATCGAGGCAGCAGAGCTCGTTCACGTCGGCGACGATTCCCGGACGGATGGCGGAGTCGAAGCCGTCGGCGGGAAAGCACTGTTGCTCGAGGACGTGTCGCTCGTCGACGTACCGTCGCGGCTGTCGTCGACGGACTCACAGCAGTCATGA
- a CDS encoding translation initiation factor IF-2 subunit beta, translated as MDYESSLDRAMEDVPDIGGDEQRLQIPDPQTQKDGAFTRVTNLDEVADVLSRETEHLHRFIQRELGTSGKLENGRGRYNGTFSQRDISAAIDAYVDEYVLCSECGLPDTRLVREDRTPMLRCDACGAFRPVTKRSTSSQQQQQQDAVEEGQTYTVEITGTGRKGDGVAEKGSYTIFVPGADEGDVVDIYIKNISGNLAFARLA; from the coding sequence ATGGATTACGAATCGAGTCTCGACCGAGCGATGGAGGACGTTCCAGATATCGGGGGCGACGAACAGCGACTCCAGATTCCCGACCCCCAGACGCAGAAAGACGGTGCATTTACGCGAGTGACGAACCTCGACGAAGTAGCCGACGTTCTCTCTCGAGAGACCGAACACCTCCACCGGTTCATCCAGCGGGAACTCGGGACCAGCGGCAAACTCGAGAACGGCCGTGGTCGATACAACGGGACGTTCTCACAACGCGACATAAGCGCGGCGATCGACGCCTACGTCGACGAGTACGTCCTCTGTTCGGAGTGTGGGCTGCCGGACACCCGTCTGGTCCGAGAAGACCGAACGCCGATGCTGCGTTGTGACGCGTGTGGTGCGTTCCGACCGGTTACCAAACGCTCGACGAGCAGCCAGCAGCAACAGCAACAGGACGCCGTCGAGGAAGGCCAGACCTACACGGTCGAAATCACCGGAACTGGCCGCAAAGGAGACGGCGTCGCAGAGAAAGGAAGCTATACCATTTTCGTGCCGGGGGCAGACGAAGGCGACGTCGTCGACATCTACATCAAGAACATTTCGGGCAATCTAGCGTTCGCCCGACTCGCCTGA
- a CDS encoding DUF5789 family protein — protein sequence MSDDGRSHDRVQDRAEQRKSERAEHTESIFEDVERHLGEMEYPITSEELATEYGDEPIDMPNETESFGDVFDRLVDEQYESPEDVREAVYGEITGEAGSPNEANAERDLEALDAEKEGMIGESDDDGY from the coding sequence ATGAGCGATGATGGACGGAGTCACGACCGAGTACAAGACCGCGCCGAACAGCGGAAATCCGAGCGGGCAGAACACACCGAATCGATCTTCGAGGACGTCGAACGCCACCTCGGCGAGATGGAGTACCCGATCACCAGCGAGGAACTCGCCACGGAGTACGGCGACGAACCGATCGACATGCCTAACGAGACGGAATCGTTCGGGGATGTCTTCGACCGATTGGTCGACGAGCAGTACGAGTCCCCCGAAGACGTCCGTGAAGCGGTTTACGGGGAAATAACCGGTGAGGCGGGCAGCCCGAACGAAGCCAACGCGGAACGCGACCTCGAGGCACTCGACGCGGAAAAAGAGGGCATGATCGGCGAGAGTGACGACGACGGATACTGA
- a CDS encoding PGF-CTERM sorting domain-containing protein — MSRLRRLMNGVPGRSRTLLVLSLALVAIGGLVASGAVGATATVLDPDSKDAKNGVSEEAYRQPAPEPGDPYFEAAADDGSWISYENPRDEYRSPYLGDGSGKICVTLVNENGNPVVGTSVPNTSVTIPTDGATTWHPDADPMTVTFPMTDHYEFPLDGDEFGTSPDIAQGDGYMDSHCIEMHGNPIGSSVEYGKAEINGKYADRIDVAGYIQQTPAGDGWNSDLDPVADAESYEQAGGGWTTTQNSTHGGAVVVLQLDAPADERIESGSSNTSEKGGVDSTEPKDGSSDTTGGTGTGADGGDGGDGGDAMPGFGALAAVISLSIAVLARYR; from the coding sequence ATGTCCCGTTTACGCCGACTCATGAACGGAGTTCCGGGGCGTTCGCGGACGCTTCTCGTGCTCAGCCTCGCCCTGGTCGCGATCGGCGGACTCGTCGCATCGGGTGCTGTCGGTGCGACGGCAACCGTCCTGGACCCGGATTCGAAGGACGCGAAGAACGGTGTTTCGGAGGAAGCATACCGTCAGCCTGCACCGGAACCGGGAGATCCGTACTTCGAAGCGGCAGCCGACGACGGATCCTGGATTAGCTACGAAAACCCGCGTGACGAATACCGAAGCCCCTACCTCGGAGATGGCTCCGGAAAGATTTGCGTGACGCTGGTCAACGAAAACGGCAACCCTGTCGTCGGGACGTCGGTTCCGAACACGTCCGTGACGATACCGACCGACGGGGCAACGACGTGGCACCCCGATGCCGATCCGATGACCGTCACGTTCCCGATGACCGATCATTACGAGTTCCCGCTTGACGGCGACGAATTCGGAACGAGCCCCGACATCGCACAGGGTGATGGATACATGGACTCTCACTGTATCGAGATGCACGGAAACCCCATCGGTTCGAGCGTCGAGTACGGTAAAGCCGAAATCAACGGCAAGTACGCAGACCGGATCGACGTCGCCGGATACATCCAGCAGACGCCCGCCGGAGATGGGTGGAATTCAGACCTCGATCCGGTCGCCGATGCCGAGTCCTACGAGCAAGCCGGCGGCGGTTGGACTACCACTCAAAACTCCACCCACGGAGGGGCAGTCGTCGTGTTGCAACTCGACGCACCGGCCGACGAGCGTATCGAATCCGGCAGTTCGAACACGTCCGAGAAGGGCGGAGTCGACTCGACCGAACCGAAAGATGGGAGCAGTGACACGACCGGTGGAACCGGAACCGGAGCCGACGGTGGCGACGGTGGCGACGGTGGCGACGCGATGCCCGGTTTCGGGGCGCTCGCAGCCGTGATCTCACTGTCGATAGCGGTCCTCGCTCGCTATCGATAA
- a CDS encoding DUF7344 domain-containing protein: MTQSAHDPAQEQPQLDDRTEGDRHRLLAAKRRRLTLDILAGMTGAVELVELAAGIVAREDGIDGVDDETVSEVTIALHHVHLPVMAEFGIIDYDPIDRCIKSCPARTDAPGV, translated from the coding sequence ATGACTCAATCTGCACACGATCCCGCGCAGGAGCAGCCTCAACTCGACGACCGAACCGAAGGCGACCGCCACCGATTGCTGGCAGCAAAGCGACGGAGACTGACCCTCGACATTCTTGCGGGAATGACTGGTGCCGTCGAACTGGTGGAGTTGGCAGCAGGGATCGTCGCTCGGGAGGACGGCATCGACGGGGTCGACGACGAGACCGTCTCGGAGGTCACGATCGCGCTCCACCACGTTCATCTCCCCGTGATGGCCGAATTCGGCATCATCGACTACGATCCGATCGATCGGTGTATCAAATCGTGTCCCGCTCGTACTGATGCGCCAGGGGTGTAA
- a CDS encoding PAS domain-containing protein: protein MTSSPLTESLRETLALFDGSGAPRTTNEIASQLDLGRRSTYERLERLVDHGELETKKVGASARVWWRPTSSRNDWSDSAGDWPAVAESMIDDVLGDADVGVVVLDANFEVAWVNDTFERYFGLESERIIGRDKLTVVEERITDVVEDGATLADTIREAYEKNESAEQFECRVTATEEREARWLDHRSKPIESGAYAGGHVEFYYISRSKSGRNALGRKTTCASNR from the coding sequence ATGACTTCCAGCCCCTTGACTGAGAGCCTCCGAGAAACGCTCGCACTCTTCGATGGATCCGGGGCCCCACGGACGACAAACGAGATAGCGTCCCAACTCGACCTCGGTCGCCGGAGTACCTACGAACGCCTCGAGCGACTCGTCGACCACGGTGAACTGGAAACCAAGAAAGTGGGGGCAAGCGCACGCGTGTGGTGGCGGCCGACTTCGTCGAGGAACGACTGGTCGGACAGCGCTGGTGACTGGCCGGCCGTCGCCGAGTCGATGATCGACGACGTACTCGGCGATGCCGACGTCGGTGTCGTCGTCCTCGACGCGAACTTCGAGGTAGCGTGGGTCAATGACACGTTCGAACGATACTTCGGACTCGAGTCAGAGCGCATCATCGGGCGAGACAAGCTGACGGTCGTCGAAGAACGGATCACCGACGTAGTCGAGGACGGAGCGACACTCGCGGACACTATCCGAGAGGCCTACGAGAAGAACGAATCCGCCGAACAGTTCGAGTGTCGCGTGACCGCGACCGAGGAACGCGAGGCGCGCTGGCTCGACCACCGGAGCAAGCCGATTGAGTCAGGGGCGTACGCAGGCGGTCATGTCGAATTCTACTACATATCACGGAGCAAAAGCGGTCGGAACGCGCTCGGCAGGAAGACCACGTGCGCTTCGAATCGCTGA
- a CDS encoding PAS domain S-box protein — translation MRFESLIDAIEEYAIFMLDADGYVRSWNAGAERIKGYETDDVLGEHVSMFYTETDREAGIPERNLAAAAERGSIEDEGWRVGADGSRFWASITITAIRDENGDLEGYAKVTRDMTDRREREQGIRREHDLLERVMEASSTGIGIFDADGSPRRMNRKFMEFLGVDGETTEYSLGDRPVLDEDGTVIPYAKRPAARALATNEPVTGQRVRIDESDEQARWLSVNAEPLVDDTGIVVTMADVTRLEEQSRRLERQRDDLDSELEAVFDRVDDAFYALDERLRFTYVNDRAEDLLGFAEAELLGRNVWEALSVADDDPIRDRFETAMATQSAVSFERRSEPLGIWEAVRLYPSESGLSVYFTDITERKERERELEQYERIVETIDDGIYAVDDDARFVMVNQGFCDMTGYDRAELIGAHATTVHDDEITQQVESLTADISDGDRGVATVELDLYTKDGDVIPCESRLAPLPMDDANGRCGVVRDISGHLEREERLTKRIEQQEAVAELGQRALANRNVDSLLADGTDLVVETLETDYCKVLDLDETDETFLLREGVGWGADVVGEATVPATENDSLAAYTLTDEEPVMVDDLATESRFDNVEELTDDGITSGISVVIGTRNDPWGVLEVHDVGHRAFSDHDVSFVQSIANIFATAIDRRDSERELERQREQLAALNNLNDVVHRITEAVINQSTRSEIEQVVCDHLAETDSYLFSWIGDIDVASQTVTMRTEAGVDGYLEGITISADPDDRRSMGPTGRAIAEREVQTTQDIEDDSRHDPWQSHTDGYGFRSSAAIPIVHEDTVYGVLNIYAERPNAFEDKERTVLGQLGEVVGHAIAATERKRALMSDDVIELEFRARDLSGTLGVDLETAGRITLDHSIPIEDEEYLVYGSTTEDAVGTVESLVEAIPHWSDVTFRSESGRTSFELRLSEPPVLSTVATLGGAIEDVVIEDGDYQMTIYLAPGADVRRVIDVVQSAYPTAELLKHRQMTRRDTTAERIQDVLSVDLTDRQQATLEAAFHAGFFEWPRDATGEEVAESLDIAPATFHQHLRRGQQKVFASLLSVRTSS, via the coding sequence GTGCGCTTCGAATCGCTGATCGACGCGATCGAGGAGTACGCGATCTTCATGCTCGACGCCGACGGCTACGTCCGCAGCTGGAATGCCGGGGCCGAGCGGATCAAAGGCTACGAGACTGACGACGTGCTCGGCGAACACGTCTCGATGTTCTACACCGAGACCGACCGAGAGGCCGGCATCCCCGAACGGAACCTCGCAGCCGCCGCCGAGCGGGGATCGATCGAGGACGAAGGATGGCGCGTCGGGGCCGACGGCTCACGGTTCTGGGCGAGCATCACAATTACCGCTATCCGCGACGAGAACGGCGATCTCGAGGGGTACGCGAAGGTGACCAGGGACATGACCGACCGACGCGAGCGCGAACAGGGGATTCGACGCGAACACGATCTTCTCGAGCGAGTCATGGAGGCCAGTTCGACGGGAATCGGAATCTTCGATGCCGACGGCAGCCCACGGCGGATGAACCGCAAATTCATGGAGTTTCTCGGTGTCGACGGAGAAACGACGGAATACTCGCTGGGGGATCGGCCCGTGCTCGACGAAGACGGCACGGTGATCCCGTACGCAAAGCGACCCGCCGCTCGCGCGCTGGCGACCAACGAACCCGTGACGGGCCAGCGCGTCCGAATCGACGAATCCGACGAGCAGGCGCGGTGGCTTTCGGTGAATGCCGAGCCGCTCGTCGACGATACCGGCATCGTCGTAACGATGGCGGACGTCACCCGACTCGAAGAGCAGTCACGGCGCCTTGAGCGCCAGCGCGACGATCTCGACAGCGAGCTAGAAGCCGTGTTCGACCGGGTCGACGATGCGTTCTACGCGCTCGACGAGAGGCTGCGGTTTACGTACGTCAACGACCGTGCCGAAGACCTCCTCGGTTTCGCCGAAGCCGAACTCCTGGGACGGAACGTCTGGGAAGCGCTTTCCGTCGCCGACGACGACCCGATTCGAGACCGGTTCGAAACGGCGATGGCCACACAGTCCGCGGTGAGTTTCGAGCGCCGTTCGGAGCCGCTCGGCATCTGGGAGGCCGTCAGACTGTATCCCTCGGAGAGCGGACTCTCCGTCTATTTCACCGACATCACGGAGCGCAAGGAGCGCGAGCGGGAACTCGAGCAGTACGAGCGCATCGTCGAGACGATCGACGACGGTATCTACGCGGTCGACGACGACGCACGGTTCGTCATGGTCAACCAGGGCTTCTGTGACATGACGGGCTACGACCGTGCGGAGCTCATCGGTGCGCACGCGACGACCGTACACGACGACGAGATCACGCAGCAGGTCGAGTCACTGACAGCGGATATCTCCGACGGAGATCGAGGCGTCGCGACCGTCGAACTCGACCTGTACACGAAAGACGGGGACGTCATCCCCTGCGAGAGCCGGTTGGCCCCGCTCCCGATGGACGATGCCAACGGTCGCTGTGGCGTGGTTCGCGACATCTCGGGGCACCTCGAGCGAGAGGAGCGGCTCACGAAGCGCATCGAGCAACAGGAAGCAGTCGCCGAGCTCGGCCAACGGGCGCTTGCGAACCGCAACGTGGACTCGTTATTAGCAGACGGAACCGATCTGGTAGTCGAAACTCTCGAGACCGACTACTGCAAGGTGTTAGATCTCGACGAGACCGACGAGACGTTCCTGCTACGCGAGGGGGTCGGTTGGGGAGCGGACGTCGTCGGCGAAGCGACTGTCCCGGCAACCGAGAACGACTCTCTGGCGGCCTACACGCTGACCGACGAGGAGCCCGTCATGGTGGACGACCTCGCCACGGAGTCGCGCTTCGACAACGTCGAGGAGTTGACGGACGACGGCATCACGAGTGGTATCAGCGTCGTCATCGGGACGCGAAACGATCCCTGGGGGGTGCTCGAGGTCCACGACGTCGGCCACCGGGCGTTCTCCGACCACGACGTCAGCTTCGTCCAGTCGATCGCGAACATCTTCGCAACCGCTATCGACCGTCGCGACAGCGAGCGAGAACTCGAGCGCCAACGCGAACAACTCGCCGCGCTCAACAACCTAAATGACGTCGTCCACCGGATTACCGAGGCGGTCATCAATCAATCCACGCGATCGGAGATCGAGCAGGTCGTCTGTGACCATCTCGCCGAGACGGATTCCTACCTGTTTTCTTGGATCGGCGACATCGACGTCGCGTCGCAGACAGTGACCATGCGAACCGAAGCGGGCGTGGACGGCTACCTCGAAGGGATCACGATCTCCGCCGATCCGGACGACAGGCGGAGTATGGGGCCGACGGGTCGGGCTATCGCGGAGCGCGAAGTGCAGACGACCCAGGACATCGAGGACGATTCGAGACACGATCCCTGGCAAAGCCATACCGATGGGTACGGATTCCGCTCATCGGCAGCCATCCCGATCGTCCACGAGGACACCGTGTACGGCGTGTTGAACATCTACGCCGAGCGGCCGAACGCATTCGAAGACAAGGAACGGACGGTACTGGGCCAACTCGGAGAGGTAGTCGGCCACGCCATCGCGGCCACTGAGCGAAAGCGGGCGTTGATGAGCGACGACGTCATCGAACTCGAGTTTCGGGCTCGAGATCTCTCCGGCACGCTGGGGGTAGACCTCGAAACCGCAGGCAGGATCACGCTCGACCACTCCATCCCGATCGAGGACGAGGAGTATCTCGTCTACGGAAGCACAACCGAGGACGCAGTCGGAACGGTCGAGTCGCTCGTCGAAGCCATTCCCCACTGGTCCGATGTGACGTTCCGATCGGAAAGCGGGCGAACGAGTTTCGAACTTCGCCTCTCTGAACCGCCGGTGTTATCGACGGTCGCCACACTCGGCGGTGCAATCGAAGACGTCGTCATCGAGGACGGCGATTACCAGATGACGATCTATCTGGCACCAGGAGCAGACGTTCGACGGGTCATCGACGTCGTCCAATCGGCCTATCCAACAGCGGAACTGTTGAAGCACCGCCAGATGACGCGCCGCGATACCACCGCGGAACGCATCCAGGACGTGCTGTCGGTAGACCTCACCGACCGACAGCAGGCGACGCTCGAGGCAGCCTTTCACGCCGGCTTCTTCGAGTGGCCGCGCGACGCCACCGGCGAGGAGGTAGCTGAGTCGCTCGATATCGCGCCAGCAACGTTCCACCAGCACCTCCGTCGAGGCCAGCAGAAAGTGTTCGCGTCGTTGCTTTCGGTTCGAACGTCGTCCTGA